Within Solea solea chromosome 1, fSolSol10.1, whole genome shotgun sequence, the genomic segment AATTTGGGGGCCAGGGAGCGACAGTCCCTCAGCTGCAAAGACGAGCCAACAGTCCAGAGGGCTGTACTTTAAACCAGGTTTAACAGAGCCAGGCTTTCTTTGCTTGAGCTGGCTCAACGAACACTAAAGCTCCAAACGGAGAATCGCCACAGAGGCTTTTTCAACTTGCTTCAACAACCCCGCTTTTCCTTATTTGACTCTACCTGCACATGTAATGGACAGATCGCATGCTGCCTACTTCAGTCAGGGGGGAATGGGTAAAGAGCTggaacaattaaaacaatttaaaaagattatttaaatgattaaaacttAAAGCAGTGGCGATGTAGGACATCCCTTTTCTGCTCTAACACTGCTTCCTGTTTATGGGTAAAGAGACAACTGCacagcaaatacacacattctactgaaaaactgcattttggtCTAAATGTCCAAcaatgggggagaaaaaaaacttcaaacatAATACTGTCcaagagtaaagtgagacacaGCGATCACCTCAACGTGGGGCCAAAGTGAAATGGATTGAGTTAATATTTGTGATAAACTCTAATCAATTTTCTACCTCTTCAAACATTCCTTATTTTAATGAGCGCATGAACCTTGAGCATCGCCACTCAGATTCTCTGCATCTCCAACTAAATGCAGAGCAAAAGAAGGCAATGCACAGTTTGAGCTACTCTAAGTGCACAGCCTCCTATAGCTCATTAACGCTTGTGTACCGTATTCTGAAAATCTACATCAGAAAAACGAACACTCTGATCTCTAAACACTCTCTTCCACCTCCAAAGAAAAACTGTACAAGAATGGTACAACTAAGTCCAAAGAAGCTAATTAGTTAAaatactgtgcttttttttttatagctgaATTAAAGGTGAAATTGAACATAACCTAGAGCAGACCAGGTTATGTCTGAAGTGGAAGTGTAAGTTGCCATGGTGATCTAACCAGGTTAAAAGACAGCCAGTCACCTTTGTGTACCTCGCCAACTCACTGATCTCCCTTCATAGTATGAACTGGTCATGAAGCagcggggttttttttgtaaacagtaacatttacaaaCTTTTGTAAACTTCACTGTGGGACAAATTATGAAGCCCAACTCTAATAAAACCAACATTCTACACGGATGTTTGCATTTATGAAAATTCAGCCCCCACTGCATCCAAACGTTTGACTGTAAACACTGTTGTGAATGTATTCTTGCACATTCTGACTAAATAAACCTTCAATGCTCATGTAAAATTAACAATTTACTGTGTAATACTTTAGAattttacctttaaaaaaaatactttgacaGCATTTCAAATTCTGCACTCATGTAAACCTTTGCAGTCTATGGAATAAAACCAGTGTCAAAACCAAtatcaggttgttttttttccaatttatgaggtaaatcaaacaaaaacaaacatctctaAGTGTTTCGATGATAGCAAGTGATTTTCAGCATTTTGTCTTAACTGCATTTTTGACAGCAGTTTGAAATCAGCTGATATCCTGCCGCCGTGTAGTGTAAAGTATACTTTGTCACATGGCGTGCAGCTTATTAGGATAGTGACTTGCCTTTAGTGTCCGTGGTTGTGAGCTCAAGCTCTTTTGAGGCAGAATGCACATTCTAATGCATAGTTGTTCACCGTCTCCcagttcttctgctgctgcttgttgtAGGAAATGGCCAGCCCCCACCCACTGCTGAGCAGcaactataattattattcacaACCTTTCTAGATCCTCCTTTGACACTTCCCTCCACCTCATTTGGAAACAAAAGCAGCAAGAGCTGGGGGAAGGGATGATGACTAATAGACCGCAGCACATTCAGAGTTCACCTCAACTCTTGAGACAAACTGTCCTGGTGTCAGTTGTAAAGAAGAGCCGTAAGGGTCTCTGCTGGTGCAGGGTGAGTGATGATGCTGGTGAAAATCTATGAGTTGTTGGCAGAACTCTCATTGCTAGGTGAACTtgaggaagaagacaaagaggagCGAGAAAAGTTCATATCTGATAAGCCCGGTGGGTCTGTGGCTGTATTCTGTCCACTGAGACTCTTCCTGCACACAGGACACGAATCAtgctgtggggggaaaaaaaaaaacaatgaacaatgaGCAAGAGTGTGTTCACGTcacaaatgatttatttttgtgaacAATTCATTGCACCCAAATATGTGCATATATTCCACAGACGTAGCACTTTCTCAATATGAATCATTGAACGCCCTGTTATTCTCTGTTGGGCCACACTTGGGTCAAATAAAGAGTCTAAATGTGTTCATTCTGTACGACCACAGTTACACAATTCGcatatgattgacagctgaacAAAAGTCTGAACAGCCAACTATTACATTTGTCCAGAAACTCAAATGTCAGAAGTCATGTTTTCCGGGTGAGAACAACAATTGTTTAATAATGAAGAGGTAGGGATCGAGTGCATCAATCCATCTCGATTTTAATTTGACTCTAATACATTATATAAAGCcccgcacacacaaacacagaccaaTAAGCATATTTCAAATAGGAAAAATGTGTATAGAGCAAATGCTGTAGTGTAGAGctaaaacaattaatcgatgaatcgattattaaattaattagacaactattttgataatcgattaatcagtttgaagcttttttttatgattaaaacaagatttcggaTTGTAtaagcttcttcaatgtgaatattttcttaatttctttgctctggataacaatcattctggtttgtggacaaaacaagacatttgagaacatcgtcatttccaggtttgacgaacacaaccaacattttttaagattttctgatattttatggaccaaacgatgaatcaattaaattgagaaaataatcaacagattaatcgattataaaaataatcattagttgcagctctactgtagTGCCACACAGTACATGCATGGCTTTGGATACTTCAgtcaatgaagaaaaacaatgcacagaaaacacaccactAAACAGTAGCACCAAAGCATTGATTCAAGCATTGACTGATTCATAGTGTGTCACAACACTAAGACTATTATTATCCTGAATTGATACTGCTGCCGGCTGATTGTTTGTATAGTTTTGCAGTTCTATTGGAGTGAGTAACAGTATTTGGACACAAATACAATCTGATGTAGATGATGCTATTCAAAAACTGTGACCAATGTCTGATGGGAAGATCTAAATGGGACATCattgacagacacacataccTGTTCCAGCCATGGTACTATACAGTCattgtgaaataaatgactgcatgGCAGTTGCCTAACGTTCTCCTCCACCTTGTAGTCTTCTTTGCACACGGGACAATCTAAACCAGCACCTGTTCAAACAGAAAATTATTATAGCGCTTGTCCGAGTGTCTCAGTAGAGGATACGTAGTGTGAAGACTACACTGATTCTGTTCATTTCAGTTAAGGCAATGTTATGCAGAGCAGGGACATTTAAGCACGACACTACCATCAACAACATGTACTTTTTCTTGCCTCGTTTTGACTGTAATGACACGAAATTACccaaaacttcaaaaaaaagtGTAGTCAAGTGTATTGCAATCATTTCTGAGCAGGCTGTTTGCAGGTTATCAATTGCCAGTTCCATACTGTAAGAGAAAAACTTATTATTTGGCCTTCTCTAAAATGAGAAGCACAAACCTCAACAACTCAGGACGGTGCCAGCTGCAACTCTCTAATCACAAAGGCCTCGGTGTAGCACTGGCACCAGTCATTTATCTACAAAATGTGCCTCTTTATATTTTTGCTGTGTCTGGCTTGACTGGGACAGAGGACTGATAACTCAACTGTGCAGTCCTCCCAACGGTCAGCTCTATGTATCAGCAGAGAAAGGCCTCCAAAAACCTTTAAATATCCTAACTCTGGGACTCACAGGCAGACTGACAGAGGATGCCCAACTGTTAACatcattgtctcagttctcccaagatctgagctgcttccaataaaacttttcaacttaactcatctctgactccagaaactccatctTTGGTCAGCTCACCTAATAATCAAATCTCCACaacacatactttttttgtagttttatcATATTGTACCAATACCATAACTACTTGTGCATGCTAATGAAATGTTTCCTGTGTCTGGACTCACCCACATGCTCCTCCGTGATGGGGATGGTGGGTATACCATCTATCATGTCTCTTTCTGCAGGTGGAGGACCAGTATTTTCAAAACGGTTCAGTAACTACAAGTAAAAAAAGAGCAGAATTAGTATTAAATAGCTAATTTGTAACAGTTTTATATACAACACTTTTAGGATGTTCTCTTTAAACATTTAACTGTATTTCCAATTGCCACCTACAGAAGTTGTACCTGTGTAATGATTTCATCAAGTCCATTGATGCCCCAGGCATAGTCCATTGGGTTGGAGTGTAGAAAGCCCCTGCAGCACAAGTAAGCagcaagaaacacaaaaagagcATTGAAAGATAGCGGTGAGCTTCTACAGCATGTCTCTCAGTTTCTTACACTTACCATGTTTCAAACCCAACATTGGCCATGGTTGTGGGGGCAATGATTCCATTTACTAACTGCTGGATGATTCtgtggcaggaaaaaaaaagatagttaATTTTCCCTCTTGACTTCTCACCTTTACTGCACACTTGGAAAATGAAAATACCTGCATATGTGTTGTCTCTTAATATACTCAACCTCCAACACACTACTGCTGAAAATGCCTCACCCCTCTAATGTGGGCCCTCCTTCATGGCGTATTCCCTGTCTTCGAGGATTATGTCGACCCTGTGATTGATGTGCACTGTGCCGCTCCCTTTCTCTCCTGTTTTCTGTCTCCCTGCTGTCCTCTGATGGTAGCCATGTTTGAAGATCAAAATTTTCATCAAAAATCCCAAACGTGAATGGACTGTGCCCAGAGGACATTGGTGAGATAAACTGCCGAAGACCAGTGttctaataaaaaaacaacaacaacacagaggcaATGTCAAATCCTGATGCAATGTGCAAACCCTAGATGAGCTGATTTTTAGAGTCCCTCTGACCTCAAAGGTTGAACTGCTCCCTTCAGAGGTGGAGGATGTGGATGCAGACACATTTTCTGTActggaaaaacacagcagtgatgaAAGTGACTCGCTATAGATCAAAATGTATCTTGAAACAAAATTGTTCCATACCTTCTT encodes:
- the LOC131459527 gene encoding E3 ubiquitin-protein ligase RNF126-like isoform X2 — its product is MLPHNDAGFFVTSVQQRLIHFYRTSPVLYVILALLRNCLRKEENVSASTSSTSEGSSSTFENTGLRQFISPMSSGHSPFTFGIFDENFDLQTWLPSEDSRETENRRERERHSAHQSQGRHNPRRQGIRHEGGPTLEGIIQQLVNGIIAPTTMANVGFETWGFLHSNPMDYAWGINGLDEIITQLLNRFENTGPPPAERDMIDGIPTIPITEEHVGAGLDCPVCKEDYKVEENVRQLPCSHLFHNDCIVPWLEQHDSCPVCRKSLSGQNTATDPPGLSDMNFSRSSLSSSSSSPSNESSANNS
- the LOC131459527 gene encoding E3 ubiquitin-protein ligase RNF126-like isoform X1, whose translation is MADAPTQRCRFFCHQCSAEINPLLPDFTCPLCNSGFIEELPEERSTENVSASTSSTSEGSSSTFENTGLRQFISPMSSGHSPFTFGIFDENFDLQTWLPSEDSRETENRRERERHSAHQSQGRHNPRRQGIRHEGGPTLEGIIQQLVNGIIAPTTMANVGFETWGFLHSNPMDYAWGINGLDEIITQLLNRFENTGPPPAERDMIDGIPTIPITEEHVGAGLDCPVCKEDYKVEENVRQLPCSHLFHNDCIVPWLEQHDSCPVCRKSLSGQNTATDPPGLSDMNFSRSSLSSSSSSPSNESSANNS